A section of the Aythya fuligula isolate bAytFul2 chromosome 9, bAytFul2.pri, whole genome shotgun sequence genome encodes:
- the PTTG1IP gene encoding pituitary tumor-transforming gene 1 protein-interacting protein, with protein MAPLRALRFCAALALALLPAAVRGEEEAAGDCHQYTNRSCEECLKNVTCLWCASSKQCVPYPVRRILPPADLCELRSARWGVCWVNFEALIIAMSVVGGMILIMLGVCCCCCCKKKSKKPDKEDERAARERERRRVRQEERRAEMKSRHDEIRRKYGLFKEENPYAKFDN; from the exons ATGGCCCCGCTCCGGGCGCTCCGCTTCTGCGCCGCCCTGGCCCTGGCGCTGCTCCCCGCGGCCGTGCGgggcgaggaggaggcggcgggag aTTGCCACCAGTACACAAACAGGAGCTGTGAGGAGTGCCTGAAGAATGTCACC TGCCTGTGGTGTGCCAGCAGCAAGCAGTGCGTGCCCTACCCTGTGCGGCGGATCCTGCCACCGGCCGACCTGTGCGAGCTCCGCTCTGCGCGCTGGGGAGTCTGCTGGG TGAACTTTGAAGCCCTGATCATTGCGATGTCTGTGGTGGGAGGAATGATCCTTATCATGCTgggtgtctgctgctgctgctgttgcaagaaaaagagcaaaaa GCCGGACAAGGAGGATGAGCGAGCAGCCCGGGAGCGGGAGCGGAGACGGGTGCGCCAGGAGGAGAG gagagcagagatgaAATCGCGGCACGACGAGATCCGAAGGAAATACG GCCTGTTCAAGGAGGAGAACCCCTACGCCAAGTTCGACAActag
- the LOC116492398 gene encoding small ubiquitin-related modifier 3 gives MSEEKPKEGVKTENDHINLKVAGQDGSVVQFKIKRHTPLSKLMKAYCERQGLSMRQIRFRFDGQPINEADTPAQLEMEDEDTIDVFQQQTGGVC, from the exons atgtCGGAGGAGAAGCCCAAG GAAGGGGTGAAAACGGAGAACGACCACATCAACCTGAAGGTGGCCGGGCAGGACGGCTCCGTGGTGCAGTTCAAGATCAAGAGGCACACGCCGCTCAGCAAGCTGATGAAGGCGTACTGCGAGAGGCAG GGTTTGTCAATGAGGCAGATTAGATTCCGATTTGACGGACAACCGATCAATGAAGCAGACACACCTGCACAG CTGGAGATGGAAGATGAAGACACTATCGATGTGTTCCAACAGCAGACAGGTGGAGTGTGTTAA